The following proteins are encoded in a genomic region of Protaetiibacter sp. SSC-01:
- the pntB gene encoding Re/Si-specific NAD(P)(+) transhydrogenase subunit beta — protein sequence MIAFAQAAADAAYIVSALLFILSLAGLSKHETSRRGVAFGIAGMVIALVATVGLTAASGWQLPQGGLGLTLMAVAVLVGAAIGLWRARVVEMTGMPELIALLHSFVGLAAVLVGWNGHLAGDHLSGALRDIHHAEVFIGVFIGGVTFTGSIVAFLKLSARISSKPLMLPGKNVLNVGALVLFLALTVWYVITPSLWSLVAVTVLALLLGWHLVASIGGGDMPVVVSMLNSYSGWAAAAAGFLLNNDLLIVTGALVGSSGAYLSYIMCKAMNRSFLSVIAGGFGIAAPTGGDEQQGEHREIDAASVAELLASAGSVVITPGYGMAVAQAQYPVAELTERLRARGVEVRFGIHPVAGRLPGHMNVLLAEAKVPYDIVLEMDEINDSLAETDVVLVIGANDTVNPAAAEDPGSPIAGMPVLRVWEAANVVVFKRSMASGYAGVQNPLFFRDNAQMLFGDAKERVEDILRALPAQR from the coding sequence GTGATCGCGTTCGCGCAGGCGGCCGCCGACGCCGCCTACATCGTCTCCGCGCTGCTGTTCATCCTGAGTCTCGCGGGGCTCAGCAAGCACGAGACGTCGCGCCGCGGCGTCGCGTTCGGCATCGCGGGCATGGTCATCGCGCTCGTGGCGACCGTCGGGCTCACCGCGGCATCCGGCTGGCAGCTACCGCAGGGCGGCCTCGGGCTCACCCTCATGGCCGTCGCGGTGCTCGTGGGCGCGGCGATCGGCCTGTGGCGGGCGCGCGTCGTCGAGATGACGGGGATGCCGGAGCTCATCGCGCTGCTGCACTCGTTCGTGGGTCTCGCCGCCGTGCTCGTGGGCTGGAACGGTCACCTCGCGGGTGACCACCTCAGCGGCGCGCTGCGCGACATCCACCACGCCGAGGTCTTCATCGGCGTGTTCATCGGCGGCGTGACGTTCACGGGCTCGATCGTCGCGTTCCTCAAGCTCTCGGCGCGCATCAGCTCGAAGCCGCTCATGCTGCCCGGCAAGAACGTGCTCAACGTCGGCGCGCTCGTGCTCTTCCTCGCGCTCACCGTCTGGTACGTCATCACGCCGAGCCTGTGGTCGCTCGTCGCCGTCACGGTGCTCGCGCTGCTGCTCGGCTGGCACCTCGTCGCGTCGATCGGCGGCGGCGACATGCCCGTCGTCGTGTCGATGCTCAACAGCTACTCGGGCTGGGCGGCGGCCGCGGCGGGCTTCCTGTTGAACAACGACCTGCTCATCGTGACCGGTGCGCTCGTCGGGTCGTCGGGTGCCTACCTCTCCTACATCATGTGCAAGGCCATGAACCGCTCGTTCCTCTCCGTCATCGCAGGCGGCTTCGGCATCGCGGCGCCGACGGGCGGCGACGAGCAGCAGGGCGAGCACCGCGAGATCGACGCGGCCTCGGTGGCCGAGCTGCTCGCATCCGCCGGCTCGGTCGTCATCACGCCCGGCTACGGCATGGCCGTCGCCCAGGCGCAGTATCCCGTCGCAGAGCTCACCGAGCGCCTGCGGGCGCGCGGCGTCGAGGTGCGCTTCGGCATCCACCCCGTCGCGGGCCGCCTGCCGGGCCACATGAACGTGCTGCTCGCCGAGGCGAAGGTGCCCTACGACATCGTGCTCGAGATGGACGAGATCAACGACTCCCTCGCCGAGACGGATGTCGTGCTCGTCATCGGCGCGAACGACACGGTCAACCCCGCCGCGGCGGAGGACCCGGGCTCGCCCATCGCAGGGATGCCCGTGCTGCGCGTGTGGGAGGCGGCGAACGTCGTCGTGTTCAAGCGCTCGATGGCGTCGGGCTACGCGGGCGTGCAGAACCCGCTGTTCTTCCGCGACAACGCGCAGATGCTGTTCGGCGACGCGAAGGAGCGCGTGGAGGACATCCTCCGCGCGCTCCCGGCTCAGCGGTAG
- a CDS encoding MBL fold metallo-hydrolase encodes MTTHVTYIGGPTALVEYAGLRILLDPTFDEPHHYPEHDLDKTAGPGLPASAIEPVDLVLLSHHGHADNFDDSGRELAMRSPLVLSLPEAAAELGAPVVGLEPWQEHRLGDVTVTALPGRHGPRVLASRIGPVTAFLVTAPGEPSLYVSGDNSSLALVHQHASRFGPVDIAILFAGAARVSPVPVALTLTSKKAADAARMLGARRVVGVHVEDWAHFSESRADLEMAFADAGLDEVLVDTPRGARVAIEV; translated from the coding sequence ATGACCACCCATGTGACCTACATCGGCGGCCCGACAGCCCTCGTCGAATACGCGGGGCTGCGCATCCTGCTCGACCCGACCTTCGACGAGCCCCACCACTACCCCGAGCACGACCTCGACAAGACCGCGGGGCCGGGCCTGCCGGCATCCGCGATCGAGCCCGTCGACCTCGTGCTGCTGAGCCACCACGGCCACGCCGACAACTTCGACGACAGCGGCCGCGAGCTCGCCATGCGCAGCCCGCTCGTGCTCTCGCTGCCCGAGGCGGCCGCCGAACTCGGCGCACCCGTCGTCGGGCTCGAGCCATGGCAGGAGCACCGCCTCGGCGACGTCACCGTCACCGCACTGCCCGGCCGCCACGGTCCGCGCGTGCTCGCCTCGCGCATCGGCCCCGTCACGGCCTTCCTCGTCACCGCGCCCGGCGAGCCGTCGCTCTACGTCTCGGGCGACAACTCCTCGCTCGCCCTCGTGCACCAGCACGCCTCGCGCTTCGGGCCCGTCGACATCGCGATCCTGTTCGCGGGCGCGGCTCGCGTCTCGCCCGTGCCCGTCGCCCTCACGCTCACCTCGAAGAAGGCCGCCGACGCCGCCCGGATGCTCGGCGCACGTCGCGTCGTCGGCGTGCACGTCGAGGACTGGGCCCACTTCTCCGAGAGCCGCGCCGACCTCGAGATGGCGTTCGCCGACGCGGGGCTCGACGAGGTGCTCGTCGACACCCCGCGCGGCGCACGCGTGGCGATCGAGGTCTAG
- a CDS encoding ABC transporter permease — translation MTTASASAPAVVSTSPGGGLVGLGLLHAKYLLLETVRVPMAVIGPIVFPALSFAFFILPQRGLVENPTGAAQAVIQLMVFAVMVNALFSYGLNISQAREAPWEPYLRTLPAPAGARILGQVLSVGLIGVLALVPLFLMGALFTEAHADAAGIALGFVALALSSLPFVFAGIAIGYALPFKAAIAVIQIVMFGLAFAGGLFLPPMMFPDWLDTVSRFLPSREARELVIWAVQGGEVPLLELVGAAVWTVLLLAAALVLYRRDEGRRYR, via the coding sequence ATGACCACCGCATCCGCGTCGGCACCCGCCGTCGTCTCCACCTCGCCGGGCGGCGGGCTCGTCGGCCTCGGGCTGCTGCACGCCAAGTACCTGCTGCTCGAGACGGTGCGCGTGCCGATGGCCGTCATCGGCCCGATTGTGTTCCCCGCGCTCTCGTTCGCGTTCTTCATCCTCCCGCAGCGTGGCCTCGTCGAGAACCCGACGGGCGCCGCGCAGGCGGTCATCCAGCTCATGGTCTTCGCCGTGATGGTGAACGCGCTGTTCTCCTACGGCCTCAACATCTCGCAGGCCCGCGAGGCGCCCTGGGAGCCGTACCTGCGCACGCTCCCGGCGCCGGCCGGGGCGCGCATCCTCGGCCAGGTGCTCTCGGTGGGCCTCATCGGCGTGCTCGCGCTCGTGCCGCTCTTCCTCATGGGCGCGCTCTTCACGGAGGCGCACGCGGATGCCGCGGGCATCGCGCTCGGGTTCGTCGCGCTCGCGCTGTCGTCGCTCCCGTTCGTGTTCGCCGGTATCGCGATCGGCTACGCGCTGCCGTTCAAGGCCGCGATCGCCGTCATCCAGATCGTGATGTTCGGGCTCGCGTTCGCGGGAGGGCTGTTCCTGCCGCCCATGATGTTCCCCGACTGGCTCGACACCGTCTCGCGCTTCCTGCCCTCCCGCGAGGCGCGCGAGCTCGTCATCTGGGCGGTGCAGGGCGGTGAGGTGCCGCTGCTCGAGCTCGTCGGCGCCGCCGTGTGGACGGTGCTGCTGCTCGCGGCCGCGCTCGTGCTGTACCGCCGCGACGAGGGGCGCCGCTACCGCTGA
- a CDS encoding transcriptional regulator has protein sequence MDELDPVIHASARLRITAALAALERGDRISFPRLQELLGMTAGNLSTHLRKLEDAGYVDVDKTFQGRSPVTYLSLSQTGRRAFEDYTAQLRTLLGGTP, from the coding sequence ATGGACGAGCTCGACCCCGTCATCCACGCCTCGGCCAGGTTGCGCATCACGGCGGCGCTCGCGGCGCTCGAGCGGGGCGACCGGATCTCGTTCCCCCGATTGCAGGAACTGCTCGGCATGACGGCGGGCAACCTCTCCACCCACCTGCGGAAGCTCGAGGACGCGGGCTACGTCGACGTCGACAAGACCTTCCAGGGCCGCTCGCCCGTCACCTACCTGTCGCTCAGCCAGACCGGACGCCGCGCCTTCGAGGACTACACCGCGCAGCTCCGCACGCTCCTCGGAGGAACCCCATGA
- a CDS encoding Re/Si-specific NAD(P)(+) transhydrogenase subunit alpha, protein MTQIGIVAEQPGETRVAVSPLTAGKIVALGYEVVVETTAGAGSSFPDAAYTEAGAAIVDRAAAWASDIVLKINPPTDDEIARLREGATLVGLLSPALRPELLEKLAAQGVTALAMDAVPRISRAQSMDVLSSTANIAGYRAVVEAANEFGRFFTGQVTAAGKVPPAKVLVAGAGVAGLAAIGAASSLGAIVRATDPRPEVADQVRSIGGEYLEVVVPDEQKEVSSDGYARATSEAYDRRAAELYSEQAADVDIIITTALIPGRPAPRLITAVDVASMKPGSVIVDMAAAQGGNVEGTVAGERVVTENGVVILGYTDLAGRLPQQSSQLFGTNLLNLLTLLTPGKDGTLTLDFDDVVQRAVTVTRDGAVTWPPPPVQVSAAPPSASPASAVTAPAADAAPAPKRALGPRGRTALIGAGILVLFLVCAFAPAPLPQHFLVLTLSVVIGFYVIGKVAHALHTPLMSVTNAISGIIVVGAMVQIADGSLAVQLLAAVAVLVASINIFGGFAVTRRMLAMFQKGNQK, encoded by the coding sequence ATGACACAGATCGGCATCGTCGCCGAACAGCCCGGTGAGACGCGCGTCGCCGTCTCGCCCCTCACCGCGGGGAAGATCGTCGCCCTCGGCTACGAGGTGGTCGTGGAGACCACCGCGGGCGCCGGATCGTCGTTCCCGGATGCCGCATACACCGAGGCGGGGGCGGCCATCGTCGACCGCGCGGCCGCGTGGGCATCCGACATCGTGCTCAAGATCAACCCGCCGACCGACGACGAGATCGCGCGGCTGCGGGAGGGTGCGACGCTCGTGGGCCTGCTGAGCCCGGCGCTGCGCCCCGAGCTGCTCGAGAAGCTCGCGGCCCAGGGTGTCACGGCCCTCGCGATGGACGCCGTGCCGCGCATCTCGCGCGCGCAGTCGATGGACGTGCTGAGCTCGACCGCGAACATCGCCGGCTACCGCGCCGTCGTCGAGGCGGCGAACGAGTTCGGCCGCTTCTTCACGGGCCAGGTGACCGCCGCCGGCAAGGTGCCGCCCGCGAAGGTGCTCGTCGCGGGCGCAGGCGTCGCGGGGCTCGCGGCCATCGGGGCCGCCTCGAGCCTCGGCGCGATCGTGCGCGCGACCGACCCGCGCCCCGAGGTCGCCGACCAGGTGCGCTCGATCGGCGGCGAGTACCTCGAGGTCGTCGTGCCCGACGAGCAGAAGGAGGTCTCCTCCGACGGCTACGCGAGGGCCACGAGCGAGGCCTACGACCGCCGCGCCGCCGAGCTCTACAGCGAGCAGGCCGCCGACGTCGACATCATCATCACGACCGCCCTCATCCCCGGGCGCCCGGCCCCGCGCCTCATCACGGCCGTCGACGTCGCGAGCATGAAGCCCGGCAGCGTCATCGTCGACATGGCGGCGGCGCAGGGCGGCAACGTCGAGGGCACGGTCGCCGGCGAGCGCGTCGTCACCGAGAACGGCGTCGTCATCCTCGGCTACACCGATCTCGCGGGCCGCCTGCCGCAGCAGTCGTCGCAGCTCTTCGGCACCAACCTGCTCAACCTCCTCACCCTGCTCACACCCGGCAAGGACGGCACGCTCACGCTCGACTTCGACGACGTCGTACAGCGCGCCGTCACGGTCACGCGCGACGGCGCCGTCACCTGGCCGCCGCCACCCGTGCAGGTGTCGGCCGCGCCGCCATCCGCTTCGCCCGCGTCAGCCGTCACGGCCCCCGCAGCGGATGCCGCCCCCGCGCCGAAGCGCGCGCTCGGCCCGCGCGGCCGCACGGCGCTCATCGGGGCCGGCATCCTCGTGCTCTTCCTCGTGTGCGCGTTCGCGCCCGCGCCGCTGCCGCAGCACTTCCTCGTGCTGACGCTCTCGGTCGTCATCGGCTTCTACGTGATCGGCAAGGTCGCGCACGCGCTCCACACGCCGCTCATGAGCGTCACCAACGCGATCAGCGGCATCATCGTCGTCGGCGCGATGGTGCAGATCGCCGACGGCTCGCTCGCCGTGCAGCTGCTCGCGGCGGTCGCCGTGCTCGTGGCGAGCATCAACATCTTCGGCGGCTTCGCCGTGACGCGACGCATGCTCGCGATGTTCCAGAAGGGGAACCAGAAGTGA
- a CDS encoding ABC transporter ATP-binding protein has protein sequence MTSLATLAGVTRRYGDLTALDDVSIDIADGQILGLLGPNGAGKTTLLSLLAGLIRPTRGTVRLFGRDPRDASARQHLGTTPQQTALPETLRVREVIDFVGGHFAERIPTVELAEEFGLAELLTRQTGALSGGQKRRLSVALAFVGRPKLVLLDEPTTGLDIDGRRVLWDAIRRQREGGASIVVTSHYLEEIEQLAERVAVIAGGRVVADDDLATVIGSVGTRWASLVSPEAARIAALPQVAGSRIDGDRVELSLRDADAFVRDLVATGASFIELQLRSATLEEAFLSIVRGEGA, from the coding sequence ATGACATCCCTCGCCACCCTCGCCGGCGTCACGCGACGCTACGGCGACCTCACCGCCCTCGACGACGTCAGCATCGACATCGCCGACGGGCAGATCCTCGGCCTGCTCGGCCCCAACGGCGCCGGCAAGACGACGCTGCTCTCGCTGCTGGCGGGCCTCATCCGCCCGACGCGCGGCACGGTGCGCCTCTTCGGGCGCGACCCGCGCGACGCATCCGCCCGACAGCACCTCGGCACGACCCCGCAGCAGACCGCCCTGCCCGAGACGCTGCGCGTGCGGGAGGTCATCGACTTCGTGGGCGGGCACTTCGCCGAGCGGATCCCCACCGTCGAGCTCGCCGAGGAGTTCGGCCTCGCCGAGCTGCTCACGCGCCAGACGGGCGCCCTCTCGGGAGGCCAGAAGCGCCGCCTGAGCGTCGCGCTCGCGTTCGTCGGCCGCCCGAAGCTCGTGCTGCTCGACGAGCCCACGACGGGCCTCGACATCGACGGACGCCGCGTGCTGTGGGATGCCATCCGCCGTCAGCGGGAGGGCGGTGCCTCGATCGTCGTCACGAGTCACTACCTCGAGGAGATCGAGCAGCTCGCCGAGCGCGTCGCCGTCATCGCCGGAGGTCGCGTCGTGGCCGATGACGACCTCGCGACCGTCATCGGCTCGGTCGGCACCCGCTGGGCGAGCCTCGTGAGCCCCGAGGCCGCGCGCATCGCCGCGCTGCCCCAGGTGGCCGGTTCCCGCATCGACGGCGACCGCGTGGAGCTCTCGCTGCGTGACGCCGACGCGTTCGTGCGCGACCTCGTCGCGACGGGCGCCTCCTTCATCGAGCTGCAGCTGCGCAGCGCCACCCTCGAGGAAGCGTTCCTCTCGATCGTGCGAGGAGAAGGCGCATGA
- a CDS encoding aldo/keto reductase — protein MTVPLITLNDGHTIPQLGFGVFKVDPDEAERVVTDALEVGYRHIDTAAVYGNEVGVGRAIEKSGIPREELFITTKLWNSDQGTQSAFDAIDLSLEKLGLEYVDLYLIHWPRPDLDRYVETWLAMEQIRDEKKTRSIGVSNFHQPHLERVIAESGTVPAVDQVELHPAFQQRELRSFAEPLGIRTEAWGPLGQGKYDLFGEKAVQDAAAAHGVSPAQVVVRWHLQSGIVVFPKSNSRERMAANFDVFGFELSADEMAAIDGLDRGLRVGSDPEKATF, from the coding sequence ATGACTGTTCCCCTCATCACACTCAACGACGGCCACACGATCCCGCAGCTCGGCTTCGGTGTCTTCAAGGTCGACCCCGACGAGGCGGAGCGCGTCGTCACCGACGCCCTCGAGGTCGGCTACCGCCACATCGACACGGCCGCCGTCTACGGCAACGAGGTGGGCGTCGGTCGCGCGATCGAGAAGTCGGGTATCCCCCGCGAGGAGCTCTTCATCACGACGAAGCTGTGGAACTCCGACCAGGGCACGCAGTCGGCGTTCGACGCGATCGATCTGAGCCTCGAGAAGCTCGGCCTCGAGTACGTCGACCTGTACCTCATCCACTGGCCGCGCCCCGACCTCGACCGCTACGTGGAGACGTGGCTCGCGATGGAGCAGATCCGCGACGAGAAGAAGACCCGCTCGATCGGCGTCTCGAACTTCCACCAGCCGCACCTCGAGCGCGTGATCGCCGAGTCGGGCACGGTGCCAGCCGTCGACCAGGTCGAGCTGCACCCCGCGTTCCAGCAGCGCGAGCTGCGCTCCTTCGCGGAGCCCCTCGGCATCCGCACCGAGGCGTGGGGCCCGCTCGGTCAGGGCAAGTACGACCTGTTCGGCGAGAAGGCGGTGCAGGATGCCGCGGCCGCGCATGGTGTGAGCCCCGCGCAGGTGGTCGTTCGCTGGCACCTGCAGAGCGGCATCGTCGTGTTCCCGAAGTCGAACTCGCGCGAGCGCATGGCCGCCAACTTCGACGTGTTCGGTTTCGAGCTGAGCGCGGATGAGATGGCCGCGATCGACGGCCTCGACCGCGGTCTGCGCGTCGGGTCGGACCCCGAGAAGGCGACCTTCTAG
- the hrpA gene encoding ATP-dependent RNA helicase HrpA codes for MSATSTPAYHISYPPELPVSQAHDELADAIRDHQVVVVAGATGSGKTTQLPKICLELGRERIGHTQPRRIAARSIAERIASELGVDLGTVVGYQVRFDDRTRTDTAIKLMTDGVLLAELSRDRELRAYDTIIIDEAHERSLTIDFLLGYLTRLLPRRPDLKVIVTSATIDPESFARHFSNAIGAEVPVIEVSGRTYPVEIRYRPLVAEAGDDSDDAEDEGAASSDRDVAQGIVDALAELEREEAGDVLVFLSGESEIRDAADVVRGRFPKDEVVPLYGRLSAADQHRVFDTRRAPGIRRRVVIATNVAETSITVPGIRYVVDAGTARISRYSPRAKVQRLPIEAISQASANQRSGRAGRTSPGIAIRLYSEDDFERRPEFTDPEILRTGLAAVILQMLELRLGDIREFPFLTPPDSRGIADGLDLLRELGAVDAEQRITRVGRDLARLPVDPRFGRMLVEAGQQGVVREVAAIVAGLSIQDPRERPLEMRPQADAAHARFRDPSSDFISLLNLWNHLEDEQKERSGNAFRRMCKAEYLNYLRVREWQDLYRQLTRAAKSVGLKPGERSTDADAIHRSILAGLLSRLGLRDPDKKDYLGSRGQRFVIFPGSGLAKKQPNAVMAAELVETSRLFARTVAAVDPAWAEKLAGDLAKRSYSEPHWSSKQGAALVWEKVTLYGVPIVPRRRAQLARIDAPLARELFIRHALVEGDWPHELERSALLGFDRDNEKLRRELAEVEERTRRRDILTGDEAVFAFYDARIPDDVTDSRRFASWWKKAKAETPELLTMRREDLLEDDEGDASGFPDEWVQGDTRFRLRYRFEPGADDDGVTVVIPLAVLPRVAERGFDWLVPGLRDELLTALIKALPKAIRKNVVPAADWARRLGAQLPVYSDAPVGEALADAIRAATHTPVAASDIEWDRVPPHLRMRYEVVDQRGRTLAAGRDLAALQKRLAERARTDVAVATAAATPGRDIERTGITEWDLGKLPEQVTAKQGGSTVVGYPALVDTGSGVDLKVFASRAQAEASQVRGVHRLVALTLPSPLGYVQDQLTGTEKLLLATAPYASTRALLDDIMIAVVEELAGDASPRTPDGFRALQETVNAGLVDALFGAAGLVARILGAAKDADKAISSASSLAFMGSLGDARSQLAALVHPGFVRRAGLAQLRRYPVYLAGIVFRVQKLAENPGRDRAWQSQVEEVTALYTKAGGALPHAGNTPPRLVAVRWMLEELRLSLFAQHLGAAGPVSVQRIRKALES; via the coding sequence ATGTCCGCCACGTCCACGCCCGCGTACCACATCTCGTACCCGCCGGAGCTGCCCGTCAGCCAGGCGCACGACGAGCTCGCCGACGCCATCCGCGACCACCAGGTCGTCGTCGTCGCGGGCGCCACCGGCTCGGGCAAGACGACGCAGCTGCCCAAGATCTGCCTCGAGCTCGGGCGCGAGCGCATCGGGCACACCCAGCCACGTCGGATCGCGGCGCGCTCGATCGCCGAGCGCATCGCATCCGAGCTGGGCGTCGACCTCGGAACCGTCGTCGGCTACCAGGTGCGCTTCGACGACCGCACGCGCACCGACACCGCGATCAAGCTCATGACCGACGGCGTGCTGCTCGCCGAACTCTCGCGCGACCGCGAGCTGCGCGCCTACGACACGATCATCATCGACGAGGCGCACGAGCGATCGCTCACGATCGACTTCCTGCTCGGCTACCTCACCCGGCTGCTCCCCCGCCGCCCCGACCTCAAGGTCATCGTCACCTCGGCGACGATCGACCCCGAGAGCTTCGCGCGCCACTTCTCGAACGCCATCGGCGCCGAGGTGCCCGTCATCGAGGTGTCGGGCCGCACCTACCCCGTCGAGATCCGCTACCGGCCGCTCGTCGCCGAGGCGGGCGACGATTCCGACGACGCCGAGGACGAGGGTGCCGCCTCCTCCGACCGGGATGTCGCGCAGGGCATCGTCGACGCGCTCGCCGAGCTCGAGCGCGAGGAGGCGGGCGACGTGCTCGTGTTCCTCTCGGGGGAGTCGGAGATCCGGGATGCCGCGGACGTCGTGCGCGGACGGTTCCCCAAGGACGAGGTCGTGCCGCTCTACGGTCGCCTCTCGGCCGCCGACCAGCACCGCGTCTTCGACACGCGACGCGCCCCCGGCATCCGTCGCCGCGTCGTGATCGCCACGAACGTCGCCGAGACGAGCATCACGGTGCCCGGCATCCGCTATGTCGTCGACGCCGGAACGGCGCGCATCAGCCGCTACTCGCCGCGCGCCAAGGTGCAGCGCCTGCCGATCGAGGCGATCAGCCAGGCCTCCGCCAACCAGCGCTCGGGCCGCGCCGGCCGCACCTCGCCGGGCATCGCCATCCGCCTCTACTCCGAGGACGACTTCGAGCGGCGCCCCGAGTTCACCGACCCCGAGATCCTGCGCACGGGGCTCGCCGCCGTCATCCTGCAGATGCTCGAGCTGCGGCTCGGCGACATCCGCGAGTTCCCGTTCCTCACCCCGCCCGACTCGCGGGGCATCGCCGACGGCCTCGACCTGCTGCGCGAGCTCGGCGCGGTCGACGCCGAGCAGCGCATCACGCGCGTCGGCCGCGACCTCGCGCGCCTGCCCGTCGACCCGCGCTTCGGGCGGATGCTCGTGGAGGCCGGGCAGCAGGGCGTCGTGCGCGAGGTGGCCGCGATCGTCGCGGGCCTCTCCATCCAGGACCCGCGCGAGCGACCGCTCGAGATGCGACCCCAGGCGGATGCCGCGCACGCGCGTTTCCGCGACCCCTCGTCGGACTTCATCTCGCTCCTCAACCTCTGGAACCACCTCGAGGACGAGCAGAAGGAGCGCAGCGGCAACGCCTTCCGACGTATGTGCAAGGCGGAATATCTCAACTACCTGCGCGTGCGCGAGTGGCAGGACCTCTACCGCCAGCTCACGCGCGCGGCCAAGTCGGTGGGCCTCAAGCCCGGCGAGCGCTCGACGGATGCCGACGCCATCCACCGCTCGATCCTCGCGGGGCTGCTGTCGCGGCTCGGCCTGCGCGACCCCGACAAGAAGGACTACCTCGGCTCGCGCGGCCAGCGCTTCGTGATCTTCCCCGGCTCGGGACTCGCGAAGAAGCAGCCGAACGCCGTCATGGCCGCCGAGCTCGTCGAGACCTCGCGCCTCTTCGCGCGCACGGTCGCCGCGGTCGACCCCGCCTGGGCCGAGAAGCTCGCAGGCGACCTCGCCAAGCGCTCGTACTCGGAGCCGCACTGGTCGAGCAAGCAGGGCGCCGCTCTCGTGTGGGAGAAGGTCACGCTCTACGGCGTGCCCATCGTGCCGCGTCGGCGCGCCCAGCTCGCCCGCATCGACGCGCCCCTCGCGCGCGAGCTCTTCATCCGGCACGCGCTCGTCGAGGGCGACTGGCCGCACGAGCTGGAGCGTTCGGCACTGCTCGGGTTCGACCGTGACAACGAGAAGCTGCGCCGCGAGCTCGCCGAGGTCGAGGAGCGCACGCGCCGCCGCGACATCCTCACGGGCGACGAGGCCGTCTTCGCCTTCTACGACGCGCGGATCCCCGACGACGTCACCGACTCGCGCCGCTTCGCGAGCTGGTGGAAGAAGGCGAAGGCCGAGACGCCCGAGCTGCTCACGATGCGCCGCGAGGACCTCCTCGAGGACGACGAGGGCGACGCATCCGGCTTCCCCGACGAGTGGGTGCAGGGCGACACGCGCTTCCGGCTGCGCTACCGCTTCGAGCCCGGCGCCGACGACGACGGCGTGACCGTCGTCATCCCGCTCGCCGTGCTGCCGCGCGTCGCCGAGCGCGGCTTCGACTGGCTCGTGCCGGGCCTGCGCGACGAACTGCTGACGGCGCTCATCAAGGCGCTGCCGAAGGCGATCCGCAAGAACGTCGTGCCGGCGGCCGACTGGGCGCGGCGGCTGGGCGCGCAGCTGCCGGTGTACTCGGACGCCCCCGTCGGCGAGGCGCTCGCCGACGCCATCCGGGCGGCGACGCACACGCCCGTCGCGGCATCCGACATCGAGTGGGACCGTGTGCCGCCGCACCTGCGCATGCGCTACGAGGTCGTCGACCAGCGCGGGCGCACGCTCGCGGCGGGGCGCGACCTCGCCGCGCTGCAGAAGCGGCTCGCCGAGCGCGCCCGCACGGATGTCGCGGTCGCGACCGCCGCGGCGACCCCCGGCCGCGACATCGAGCGCACGGGCATCACCGAGTGGGACCTCGGCAAGCTGCCCGAGCAGGTCACCGCGAAGCAGGGCGGGTCGACCGTGGTCGGCTACCCCGCCCTCGTCGACACGGGCTCGGGCGTCGACCTCAAGGTGTTCGCGAGCCGTGCGCAGGCCGAGGCCTCGCAGGTGCGCGGCGTGCACCGCCTCGTCGCGCTCACCCTGCCGAGCCCGCTCGGCTACGTTCAGGACCAGCTCACGGGCACCGAGAAGCTGCTGCTCGCGACGGCGCCGTACGCCTCGACGAGGGCGCTGCTCGACGACATCATGATCGCCGTCGTCGAGGAGCTCGCGGGTGATGCCTCCCCGCGCACGCCCGACGGGTTCCGTGCGCTGCAGGAGACCGTCAATGCGGGACTCGTGGATGCGCTGTTCGGCGCCGCGGGACTCGTCGCGCGCATCCTCGGGGCCGCGAAGGACGCCGACAAGGCCATCTCGTCGGCGTCGAGCCTCGCCTTCATGGGGTCTCTCGGCGACGCACGGTCCCAGCTCGCCGCGCTCGTGCATCCGGGGTTCGTGCGGCGGGCGGGGCTCGCGCAGCTGCGCCGCTACCCCGTGTACCTCGCGGGCATCGTGTTCCGTGTGCAGAAGCTCGCCGAGAACCCCGGCCGCGACCGCGCGTGGCAGTCGCAGGTCGAGGAGGTGACGGCGCTCTACACGAAGGCCGGCGGTGCGCTGCCGCACGCGGGCAACACCCCGCCGAGGCTCGTCGCGGTGCGCTGGATGCTCGAGGAGCTGCGCCTCTCGCTCTTCGCCCAGCACCTCGGCGCCGCCGGCCCCGTCTCGGTGCAACGCATCCGCAAGGCGCTGGAGTCGTAG